GCGGCAGCCTACACCGGGATCCTGAACGAGGGTGAGAAACACAATCACGGGCCCTTGATGAAGGAGTTGGCATCCTATCTGGATTACATCAAAAACAACGATTTGTGGGATGAGCAAGAGAACCTCCGCCATATCACGTTGATTCTGAACCGCCATATGGGCGCTCCTCCAGAGCAATTCACCTGGCAGGGCCGGAAAATAACGCCCCACCAATTCCTGAAAGTCACGGGACTCAACATGGACGATTACGTATCCACCATGTCCACCAGCTACTACCCCTTTCATACCTTCCAGGAATTCCGTGCCCCGGACAACTGGTGGCACAGCAAAGACTACCTGAACCTGCCCCTGGAGGAGTGGCTGGAAGTGATTCGTCGCGCCATGGAAAAGGGTTACACCATCAATATCGGTGGTGATACATCGGAGCCGGGAAAATGTGGCGAGCGGGACATCGCTTTCGTACCCAGCTTCGATATCCCCACCGATTCCATTAACCAGGATTCCCGCGAATTCCGCATCTACAACCGCACCACCGGCGACGACCACGGCATTCACATCGTTGGCCATACGAGCCACGACGGCTGGAACTGGTACCTTATCAAGGACTCCGGCCGTTCCGCCCGCAAAGGACAATTCGCCGGCTATTACATGTTCCGGGAAGATTACATTAAACTCAAAATGCTCACCTTTACCGTGCACAAAGATATGGTCAAGCATATTCTGTCCAAAATAAAAGATTGAAATGGGAATCAGCCTTTGGGGCCGCTTTCGGCGGCCCCGAAGGCTGAAATGTGGAGTGCTTGTCTTCCCCTGTCCGATGTT
The genomic region above belongs to Candidatus Aminicenantes bacterium and contains:
- a CDS encoding peptidase C1; the protein is MKRTLIPAFTVILCMGMILTAMPDEPNKVRYVPYSTDPVLEQIRDHFTALEKQRQEETCKIQQRHRKEKMEQRKQRRNMKSDFSGVYPPASPEAFTRIFHFPPQAQYMTSTCWSFCTTSFYESEIFRLTGKKIKLSEMWTPYWELLAKCRGYIRERGNSYVAGGGQANAFQRIWKEHGVVPAAAYTGILNEGEKHNHGPLMKELASYLDYIKNNDLWDEQENLRHITLILNRHMGAPPEQFTWQGRKITPHQFLKVTGLNMDDYVSTMSTSYYPFHTFQEFRAPDNWWHSKDYLNLPLEEWLEVIRRAMEKGYTINIGGDTSEPGKCGERDIAFVPSFDIPTDSINQDSREFRIYNRTTGDDHGIHIVGHTSHDGWNWYLIKDSGRSARKGQFAGYYMFREDYIKLKMLTFTVHKDMVKHILSKIKD